The stretch of DNA CCGATGTGATTGCGATGCCAACAAACTGGCCAGAGACCGCATCCATGCTGGCCAATGATATGTTGCGCGTGCGCGCAATTGAAAATTTCGTTTATACGGCAGTTGCTGACCGTGCTGATGCGGAATTCGGCAAGCGCTTTTATGGTGGTAGCCGGATCGTTTCGCCGAAGGGTGAGGTGCTTGCCAGCTCGACCTTGGCCGACGCGCTGGTGGTGGCAGAAGTCGATGTTGAAAACGCTCGTGTGAAGGAGTTGTTTTTTGCTGATATTGGCTATGGCATTTCAATCTTTGATAGCCGCCGTCCAGAGCTTTATGGCAGGTTGGTCTCCAATATAAAATCTTGATCAAATGTCGAGGATGGAGAAGAAGCGCATTGAACAGCTGTCGTAATGTGTAGAGAGCCACACATTATATTCCCCTCTAAAAGGGGAACTGCGCGCCGATAGCCCGTACCCCCGTTTCACAGGTACATCAGTAGAGTTTACGCAACCGTTTTCAGTTTCTGTGCGGCGGGGAGCGGACAATCCGCAATGGAATGAGTTGCTCCAGATATTTTAAATATGTTCCGACGTTGCAGAGAATTCATCTAACCGATTTATCAACCGCTGAAGCTCGTTTGCTCGACTGTCCCACGACATCTCCCTTGCCCATTTTTTACGGAGAATTTCCTCCGTGTCGGGTCGTTCAAGGGCATCGCAAATCGAAGCTACAAAATCTTCTGGTGTTCTATAATAATTGATTAGATCTCCTGGCTTTGTTGTTTCTTCAGAAATATAGCTGACGACTGGAAGACCTGCGGCACAATATTCGTAAAGCTTCAACGGATTGATGGCCTTTACGAACTCAGCCTGATTTAACATATCGAACGGGATGATCCCGACTTGGGAATGCTGGAGGAATTCAGGCACCCTAAAATGAGGCACTGTTCCTATAAAGTGGATGTTGGAGAGGCCTTGAAGTTCTGGGTGGTTCATGGTGGCTTTACCAAGCAGAACAAATTGCTTATCCGGCAATGCAGCTGCGGCTGCGCGTATCGCAGCGACATCCAGCCATGGACCGAGGGTGCCACTATAAATTATACGTGGCTTAGCGATATGGTTCAACTCAGGCGGCTCGGCATAGGGCTTTTCATAGAGCGAAGTATTGACGCCATTGGGTAAATAAGACGTCATCCCATTCCGTTCGCTCAAGTCAGCCTGCATGGCTTTAGATGTATAAAGAACGAGACTACACGTGTCTAATACACTGCGCTGTTTCGCTAACAATGTGGGCGTGATTTCAGAAAAATATTGGATTCGGTCAGCATACCGATAGATGGTAGGGAGGCCAAGATGTTTTGCCAAGGAATAAAAATACGGACTGTCGGTGAGGAACGCGACTGGGCTGGTTAGATCGAGCTTTTTCATCACGGTCGAAAGTCGCGGAAGGGCATATCGCCACCAGTGGTTCAGCATATGTTCGCCACGCAATAGCGGCATATTAATATGTGGCCATGGAACAATGGTCTGAAAAAGTGTTAGGTGCCCGTCACCAAAGCGAAATGTTTGAATCTCACCTGACAATAGGCGTAGAGCGCCCTTTGTTTTTTTCCAAGATACTTGACGAGCGCCGGGGTGGCAAAGGTGCAGGGGGCTTGTCGGTTGTTCTATATAGAGAACATCCCATCCCAGCTTACAGAGTGCCTCTGAGAGATAGGAAGTACCAAGTCTCATGTCTGCCATAAACGGATGAGCGGATGCGATGATAATCTGTTTTCTAGTCATTGCGTCTTTAATGCATCCTGAAACAAGAATCGATGGTTAGGCCATACGATATTCAAGCTATCAATGCGATGTCGATTACAAACGGGACAGTCCTAAATTGCTATGGTATGACCAAAAGCATTTCTACCAGAAACCAAGGATAGGCCTTTCCATTGTCCAAATCGCTTATTTATCTCATTGCCGAGGACTGGTTTTTTTTATCACATTTTATGGAAAGAGCCAAAGCGGCGAAAGAAGCGGGCTGGGATATTCATGTTGTTACCCGCGTCGGTAGTCGAGGCGATGAAATACGTGCTGCTGGATTCAATCTCATACATTTGAATATGCGGCGCACGAGCCTTCAACCTTTGCTCCTTTTAAAGGAGATAAGAGAGGTTGCTCAGATTTATCGGCGTATCAGACCCGATGTTGTCCATCACATTGCTCTGCGCCCGATTGTTGTAGGGGCGTTTGCGGCCTGGTTTGCGAGACTGAGGAAGATTATTAATGCGCCGGTAGGAATGGGTTTTGTTTTTTCCTCTGATACGACTAAGGCTCGTCTTTTGAGACCGATTGTTATGATGGCACTCAGGGTAGCGTTGAGGGGGCACAACAAACTGATAATCGTTGAAAATAACGATGACCGAACCGATTTGATTACACGTAATCTTACCAAGCCAGAACAACTCTTTTTGATAGAAGGTGCAGGCGTCAGCCTTATTGATTTTCCCTATGTAAAACGAGAGCGGGAACATAATATAATCGTCATGCTGGCAGCGCGTTTGTTGCGAGAAAAGGGCGTGAGGGAATTTGTAGAAGCTGCAAAAATTTTTAAGGCTGAGAGGCTGAGTTGTCGTTTCGTTCTGGTCGGTGAGCCGGATCCAGACAACCCTGGCAGCGTTGATCGAGATGAGCTGAATGGATGGTGCGATCAGAGCATTATTGAATGGAATGGTCGCTCGGAAAATATGGCTGAGACCATCCGCCATGCCGATATCTTCTGCTTGCCTTCCTATCGCGAGGGCTTGCCTAAATCCTTGCTCGAGGCCGGTGCTTCCGGTTGTGCAATCGTCACAACGGCTGTGCCAGGCTGCCGTGAAATCGTAACACACCTGGAGACGGGGCTTCTAGTCCCACCAAGGAATGCCGTTGCGCTTGCGGAAGCTATCAGAATGCTTGTACAGGATAAAAAATTACGCATAGATCTGGCTGTGTCAGCTCGAAAAAAGGTGGAAGATAAATTCTCGAACGAGATCGTGATAGCGCGAACTCTGGAGGTTTATGAACGCGCGATCTCCAACCAGCCTCTTTAAATAAAAGTCCTATTTAAGCTTGGTAGAAAAGAACGCAAAGCTATTGTGAAAGATCGCAATTCGATGAAAGAAACAACGCGACCAACAGTTAGTATTATAATTCCACATTACAACCAGAATAGACTTCTGGAAAAATGCGTCGCTTCAATAGCACCACAGCTTACAGACAATGATGAAATCATCATTGTCGATGACCATAGTGTGCTGTCGCCTGCCCTTGAGATGGAAGACGAAATAAAAAGGCTTCGCATTATTCTACTGCCCGAAAACCGGGGGGCCGCATCTGCACGTAATCTTGGTGCAGAGCAGGCAAGGGGCGATTATATCGTTTTCCTGGATGCCGACGATGTGGCTTTGCCCGGACGTATCGAGGCTCAATTGAAAGCTATGCATTTAAATGGTGACTGGATGGGATGCGTAGGTGATTATACTTATCAACGCGACGAGAAGCGCATTGCTGCGTCGAAGGAAACGGGAGAGATGTTCAGCATCCAGCGGGCCCTTTTTTCGGGACATATTTTTGCGGCTGGCAGTACGCTGATGATAAAGCGTAAATTCTTTAGGGACATTGGCGGTTATAATCCAGATTTCAGGGTTTATGAAGACTGGGATTTACTCCTCCGGGCAGTGCTTCAATCTAATATAGGCCATTGTGGGGTGTTGGTTGCGCTGGTTTCTCCCTCGTCACGCAGGGCAGGAAAAGAAGATCGCCTGAACGTGCTGAGTGAACTCTCTACACGGTATGGTCTACGCATCCCTCAGCGTTACCAACGCCGTTTTTCACAGGCATTGGCTTATGAACGGGCGAGCTTATATTTTCGGGCGAGTAAAGCATGGAAAGGTTTGGGTGCTCTAGTCCAAGGCTTTATCTATGCGCCCATTACTCTATCCAAAAGACTTTTTTCCCGGGTAGTCTGTGGGAGGCCATAATTCACGTTTGTTGAAGAAAGCATTCGACAAATACAGGTGATGTTGACTCGTGGGTTTCAGAAGTCAAAATCAATCCAGGAAACACGATATAAGACAGCCCGTTGGAAAGTTTTAGCGCGAGCTAATCTTTTGACTTTTTTTTGACGCTCTCACGACTATATTCCCCTTCTTTAATGGAAACGCTTTTAAAAAGCATTGAAATTCTGTTTTCGTGAAGCGCGGGTGATCTCGGCAGAAGCTTCATATAGGGGTGACAAGTTGACTGTTGTACTCCAGGGGGCAAACGGATAGGAACCACTTTCCTGAGTTTGAGAGAGGACTGATTGAATGAAGCCAATCAAGGCTCTTTGTGTCATGGGAACGCGACCCGAGGCAATCAAGATGGCACCATTGTCATTGGCCTTGCGCGCGGACGAGCGTTTTGATGCGCATATATGCGTGACCGGACAGCATCGCGAGATGCTGGATCAGGTTCTCCAGATTTTCAAAGTTGTTCCAGATAGCGATCTGGCGATTATGCGACCCAATCAGGATTTGACGGATGTGACATCGTCGATTCTTCTGGGCATGCGAAGAATCCTCAAGGACGTGAGGCCGGACATCGTTCTTGTCCACGGTGACACAGCAACGACTTTCGCAGCTTCTCTCGCGGCCTATTACGAACGAATTGCCGTTGGGCATGTCGAGGCAGGTCTGCGGACTGGTAATCTTTATTCCCCTTGGCCCGAGGAAGCTAACCGGAAACTGACGGGCGTCTTGGCAAATCTGCATTTTGCACCGACAGAGCAATCACGCGCCAACCTTCT from Brucella sp. BE17 encodes:
- a CDS encoding glycosyltransferase, producing the protein MTRKQIIIASAHPFMADMRLGTSYLSEALCKLGWDVLYIEQPTSPLHLCHPGARQVSWKKTKGALRLLSGEIQTFRFGDGHLTLFQTIVPWPHINMPLLRGEHMLNHWWRYALPRLSTVMKKLDLTSPVAFLTDSPYFYSLAKHLGLPTIYRYADRIQYFSEITPTLLAKQRSVLDTCSLVLYTSKAMQADLSERNGMTSYLPNGVNTSLYEKPYAEPPELNHIAKPRIIYSGTLGPWLDVAAIRAAAAALPDKQFVLLGKATMNHPELQGLSNIHFIGTVPHFRVPEFLQHSQVGIIPFDMLNQAEFVKAINPLKLYEYCAAGLPVVSYISEETTKPGDLINYYRTPEDFVASICDALERPDTEEILRKKWAREMSWDSRANELQRLINRLDEFSATSEHI
- a CDS encoding glycosyltransferase family 4 protein, which encodes MSKSLIYLIAEDWFFLSHFMERAKAAKEAGWDIHVVTRVGSRGDEIRAAGFNLIHLNMRRTSLQPLLLLKEIREVAQIYRRIRPDVVHHIALRPIVVGAFAAWFARLRKIINAPVGMGFVFSSDTTKARLLRPIVMMALRVALRGHNKLIIVENNDDRTDLITRNLTKPEQLFLIEGAGVSLIDFPYVKREREHNIIVMLAARLLREKGVREFVEAAKIFKAERLSCRFVLVGEPDPDNPGSVDRDELNGWCDQSIIEWNGRSENMAETIRHADIFCLPSYREGLPKSLLEAGASGCAIVTTAVPGCREIVTHLETGLLVPPRNAVALAEAIRMLVQDKKLRIDLAVSARKKVEDKFSNEIVIARTLEVYERAISNQPL
- a CDS encoding glycosyltransferase family 2 protein, producing the protein MKETTRPTVSIIIPHYNQNRLLEKCVASIAPQLTDNDEIIIVDDHSVLSPALEMEDEIKRLRIILLPENRGAASARNLGAEQARGDYIVFLDADDVALPGRIEAQLKAMHLNGDWMGCVGDYTYQRDEKRIAASKETGEMFSIQRALFSGHIFAAGSTLMIKRKFFRDIGGYNPDFRVYEDWDLLLRAVLQSNIGHCGVLVALVSPSSRRAGKEDRLNVLSELSTRYGLRIPQRYQRRFSQALAYERASLYFRASKAWKGLGALVQGFIYAPITLSKRLFSRVVCGRP